CGCACACGTAATTCCTCCGCCTGGAGAAGTCCATCTGGGGGGCACAGGTCTGACCAGAAGCGATGAACACGGGAGCAGGGGCGAGGGGCAGTAACTTGGTGCTGCCCACAGTCACCACGGCCTGCGGGCACTGCGGTGGCTGTGTGACAGCGGGCTGAGGGAGAACCAACATGACAGTCCCCTGAGGCACAGAAGGGCCCAtgagcacaggctgggacagcGGGGCTGTCTGTGGTAAAATAGGTTTCATGGGAGTTGAGAGTGCTGGAGCTGAAGGCTTGACATAGGCATTAATCATGCTGCTTTGTCCATTTAAAGGGATCATTTGACAGAGAACCTGGGGGCTTGAGACAGGGGCAGGTGTCACTGGGGTAGCTCTTTTTTGCAAGTCATTCTCACAATTCTTTGGTAAGTGGGTTTGTGGCGAAACAGGCCGGACTGGTAGCTGCCCTTTATTGGTCACAATATCACTGGAGTCATGTGCATAAGGCTGATGTGCTGGAGAGGTTTTGCTGATTAAATCATCCGCAGCCCACGTGTCCTGTGGCAGTCTGGAATGTTTTCGGTCATCCGCTCCACACCAGTCTCTGGAAGCGCTGCAGCCTGAAGTTacctttgttttctcttgcaCAGCAGGAATGTGATGATAAGCAGAACTATCACCTGTGTGACGTATGACACTCGttgccatggccctgcagggctgaggtgcAGAGAATTCAGAGATCACTGGCTTCTGACTGCAGGGTCGGGCCACGCTGGGGACAGATGGCCGGGTTATGGGAGAGGCACCGGTGGCTGCCGTGACTGAGCAGGCAGCTGCACTCGCCATGACAGTCCTTGGTTTGGAGTAAGTCACTTGTGAGGACAGGAGCGTCGCTGCCGACATCTCAACGAAGTCAGGGCTGTGCGGAGGGGTCATgcactgcaaaaaaaacccacaccactGTGGATCAGTGTCATTCCATAGCACAgttttcccctgtttttactctgaaaaataaaattacacgCTCTCTCCCAGCATCTCAGAATGTGCCTCCTAGGACAAACTGAGTAAGTACACTGCTGTGGTTTAATCCCAGATGGCAACCAAGTCCCACAAAGCTCACTCATCCTCCACCCCAGATGGATGGGAAGGAGAAtcagaaaaaggtaaaacatatgggttgagataagaacaagtTAATAATTCAAATACAGGAAaatacaataataaaaatattaaaaaggcaGATAGAGAGAAATGAAGCTCAAGAGAAACAAATGATGCACAATACAACTGCTCACCACCCACCTGGCCTGATCCCAAGCAGTGACTGGCCCCTCCTGGCCAACTCCCCCCATTTA
The genomic region above belongs to Passer domesticus isolate bPasDom1 chromosome 3, bPasDom1.hap1, whole genome shotgun sequence and contains:
- the KLF11 gene encoding Krueppel-like factor 11, which gives rise to MHASPCSDMGDAPAVDIVDIYESIRERQRHDSERSTCSTLEQNDIEAVEALVCMSSWGQRSQKGDLLKIRPLTPFSDSGDFTMHAEAAAELPKDYLSTLCMTPPHSPDFVEMSAATLLSSQVTYSKPRTVMASAAACSVTAATGASPITRPSVPSVARPCSQKPVISEFSAPQPCRAMATSVIRHTGDSSAYHHIPAVQEKTKVTSGCSASRDWCGADDRKHSRLPQDTWAADDLISKTSPAHQPYAHDSSDIVTNKGQLPVRPVSPQTHLPKNCENDLQKRATPVTPAPVSSPQVLCQMIPLNGQSSMINAYVKPSAPALSTPMKPILPQTAPLSQPVLMGPSVPQGTVMLVLPQPAVTQPPQCPQAVVTVGSTKLLPLAPAPVFIASGQTCAPQMDFSRRRNYVCDFPGCKKTYFKSSHLKAHLRTHTGEKPFSCNWDGCDKKFARSDELSRHRRTHTGEKKFSCPVCERRFMRSDHLTKHTRRHMATKKTPSWQTEVGKLSRIATAETPKSSSALSMLIPVPSPVCQG